The following nucleotide sequence is from Mastacembelus armatus unplaced genomic scaffold, fMasArm1.2, whole genome shotgun sequence.
TTTGCAGTCAACTAATGCAGTTCAGTATCAGGATTTGCTGATATTTTCCTTCCACTGCTGTAACTCATGCTCAGATAAGTATCTGATTAATAGATATTGATTGATGGGTGAATTAAAGTGCTTTGCATGGTGCGTCAGTACACGGAGGATGAAGGCCGCAGTCTCGGATTGAGCGGCTGGGTGAAGAACACCAGACAGGGGACTGTGATTGGTCAAATCCAGGGACCTCAGGACAAAGTTGACACCATGTGAGTTCAAACTGACCAGTCACAGAATTCTGTTCACACCCTGACCAATTATTAGtgacatgcatgcatgtgtccatatatatgtatgtataaaactaaaactataaaAAGTCTCCACCTTTTTCTGACGTTTTCCAGGAAGAACTGGCTGAAGAACATCGGCAGTCCGAGTTCTCGAATTGATCGAGCTGTTTTCTCTAACCAGAGAGACATTTCTAAACTGGAGATCCGTGGCTTTTCTACTCGCTACTGAGCGATCACTTGGCACAAAATCAATTGTGGTTATTGATAATGTAATCAACATTACTAAGGTCCTCCAACTACCACCTAAGAAGCATTTCTAAAATTAGAAACTGTTTGTCACAATGTGATTCAGAGAAACTTATTGATCGTTTTGTCATAAGCAGGCTGGACTGTAATAATtcacctttcatttttttagaGTCACCATACAACCTAATCTGCATCTAATTTGACCTAATGGTTGTATATGAAAACACATTCTCATGATTTGCAGGCAATAAGGGTTAAATcaactcaattcaatttatttgtatagcaccaaatcacaatacaaggcactttacagaaacaaaaagcccaacatgttttttttctaaataatgtTAACAGACTTAAGATCTTAAATCTTTTCATAAAGAACACAACATAAAACCACCAGAAAACCAAAGATGTCTGACCAATCAGCCCTTCATCCAGCTGTCATGACaccttttaatttaaattgtgCACCCTGAGTGGTCAAAGTTACTACACAGAACTGTGGGTTACCAGGTTAACCTCAGGTCCTCTCCTAAGTCCTGAGGCTCGTCTCACCATTACTATAGCAATGAGCTGCTCTGCAGCATCCATATGACAACGGTCAGTGTTGCTAAAGTAAACCTCCTCGGGATCACTGAGATGATGGACCATCACCATTACTACAGTACCAACCTCCTGTCACCCATCTCATATGATTGGCAGCACTCTGGCTCTCCtccactggtgacctgtccagggtggacccctgccttccacccgagagagagctgggataggctccagcagatccccgtgacgctgattcaggaaaaagcgggtatagaaactggatggatggatggctctCCTCCTGCAGATGACAATTATCTTGACACAGGCTCAGCAACTGCAGCTGCAGTTCTGCTTTATCCTGCTGCTCCTAAATGCACCATAGAGAGACACAGGAGTTACTGTGATGATGTCATCAGCACACCTGTAGGACAGCAccaacttcaaatgttttacCTTCAGCAGGTCATCCTGTAGCTGATGAAGAATTTCCTCCAACTGGAAGACTTTACCTGGCAGGGAGGCTGCCATGACTTCACTGGGGAGAACAGATGTGGTGTCATGGTATCCAAATATTACCTTTTATTAACTCAGTGTTGGCACTAcagaagtaaaatgaaaaattaaaaaaaagtaaaattatacTGAGGTGTCAAACGTACTACCTCACCTCAGTTATTGACTACTGTCTTATTTTTAATCTGTTTGTCCCAACACAAATTAGTGACGATGAATGCATTACGATCTGTGCTTCCATTTGAACCGTATGAATGGGGGACATGACGCAGCCTGTCTGACAGTTTCTGTAGACTGACCGGAAGAGACACGAAGACTTTTAGAGAAACCTGCCAGAGAGCAGGTTAGTCTCAATCAGTTACTGTGAGTTTCAATGATCTGCTTCTGGACCAGAATACCTCAATTCAGGGTTAAACTGCTTTCACTAAAACTGATTTATGGAATATCCCCCTGAGAGGATTTTACAGTGAGCTTCGTCTGTCACCTCCAAAATTAAAACTCTTTGAAGCACATTCTGAAAAAACAGCACTACAGCAAgaactgaaaatgacaaacacaaatgacatcAAACATGA
It contains:
- the LOC113140227 gene encoding acylphosphatase-2-like isoform X2, with amino-acid sequence MVRQYTEDEGRSLGLSGWVKNTRQGTVIGQIQGPQDKVDTMKNWLKNIGSPSSRIDRAVFSNQRDISKLEIRGFSTRY
- the LOC113140227 gene encoding acylphosphatase-2-like isoform X1, giving the protein MFLSVCLFCIFNVVMSENKLASVDFEIFGNVQGVCFRMYTEDEGRSLGLSGWVKNTRQGTVIGQIQGPQDKVDTMKNWLKNIGSPSSRIDRAVFSNQRDISKLEIRGFSTRY